DNA from Sulfurimonas gotlandica GD1:
TTGCATATTCAAATGTATTATAAGCACTTTTTTTGAGTGTATAAGGTAATGTAGTTTTTAATGAATATGTTTCAAAACTTTGTGTTAAATTTGTTTTATCTGTATACTTTATTACTGTCTCTTGACTAGCGCCAATAATTTCAATTTTAGCAGCATTTGTATAAATTACCAATTCAAATATAGATAATTTACTACTATTTACATTTGTAATTATACCATCACAGGCTTCTGTTTGTACAAGAAATTTACCAAAAAAGTCATTATCAATTATTTTCTTATTTATTGCACTAATATTTAAAATTTTTCCAATTAACATACTTATTAAATCAATCATATGTGAGCCGTTATGTATTAGCCCTTTTGTAAATGTTCCAGTAAAATGATACTTTTCCTTTATATCTGAAATTTTATCTTTTAAAAGGTTCATGCTTTTATCAAATCTTCTAGGAAAATTAGTAATTATCTTAATCTTATGTTTATTTATTAAGGTATTTAAATTTTCAAGTTCACTTAGATTTGAAACAATTGGTTTCTCACATATTATTAACTTTGGAGAATGAATCGATAGTATATTGTTAATTATTTTGAAATGTAAGCTTGTTGGTGTTGCAACTACAAAGATATCGCTTCTATGCTTGCTGATAGAATTTTCTAAACTATCACATATATCAAATGCTTTACCCCATTTATCTAAAATATATTTTTGCCTTTGTTCATCTACTTCAATAATAGAATCAAGCTTTATTAATGGGTGTTTTAAAGCTGCATGTACATGAGTTAATATGTTCTCATCTTTAGGAGAATCATACCCACATGAAATTGCACCGCCACCTACAATTGTTAATGAGTACATTTAACTATCTCCTAAAGTATGCTGAATCATATTCTTAAATTCTATTTCATTTTCACTTTGGTGGTTAATATTTGAATGAGAAAAAACAATATCTTTTAAATCATTCAAATTTTTGATAACGTATTTTTTAGGAATAGGAATGTTAGGTTTTATCCCACTATTTAATACACAAGACACTGTATCTATATTCAAAAGGCACGATATATATAAAGCCATACTACTTAAACCTATAGTTAATTTACTTTGACTTAAAGTAATAAGTAAATCTTCTTCATGTGGCTTTACTATTTTAACAATAACTTTTGGATATTTAGCAATAATTTTATTAAATTTATTTTCATTTTCAGATGGGTGTAATCTGATAATAATATTATCAAAAAAATTTAGTAAAGTTTCCACTAAAGTATATTCATAAGCATCCAAATCAACTTTATTTACTACTGTTGGTTGTGATAAAAATACAATAGAATCCAAAGATTTATGCTCTATTAAAGAAAAATTTGAAATCATATATTCTATAAAATGATTTTTTAGTTGAATAATATTAACTTTGTTATTAAAAGTTTTTTTTGCTATTTTATTTGCCAAATCATCCATAACGATAATCGTATCAGGTAAAGATTCTTTAGCAAATCTTTCTTTATAATTTGACCAATGATCTATTAATGCAACTGATTTTATTTTAGTATTCATGCAAATATTTTTAACTATATTACTAAAATCAACTTGCCATCCAGTGCCATAAAAAATAACATTAGGCTGAATTTTACTTACTATATTATTAAGTTCACTTAGATTGAAGATAGAATCAAATTCTATGTCATATTTTTTGAATATTTTAGATGCTATAGAATCTTCTAGTGCATAAACATTCCATTCATATTCTTTTTCATTCAACATTAAATGACTAATATATTCTGTGGCTCCTGCATCATTAGATACAACCATAATAGTATATTTAATATTTATCTCCTAAAACTGACATTTATGACAACCCTTTTCTAGGAATAAATTTGTTTTTATCAACTTTATTTGGATTGTCCTTAACAAAATCAGCAATGTCTTCACAAGAAAAATCAAAATTACTAAAATTTTTACATACATTTTCTATAACACACCAATCTTCCATTGTATCTAAAAGTAATAAATGCTCTGAAGACATCAAGTCTTCACGAACTTTTTTTATATAAGTATTGTATTTTCCGCTTGTATATAAATATGGCGTAACATGCTCCATATCTTGATACTCAAGTTCTCTATCTTTTGATATACTTTCCAAAGTTTTAAGCGAATACACTTGAACACTCATGCCAAATGGATCGGCAAGTGAAACATAATCATATTTATTATCTAAATATGTTTTTACTGCATCATCAACTAAAGTATCATCTAATAATATACAATCCCCAGTAAGTTCTACAACTATATTTGTATTATATTGTTGGTGAGTTTTAAGCACTCTATCATACACATTATTTTCACTGCCTCTGAAGTAGTTAATGTTATTTTCTCTACACCAACTAACTATTTCATCATCTTCTTTATTCGTAGTAGTTGCTACAATTATACTATCTACTAACTTTGTTTTTTTTATCCTATTAACCATTATCTCTAATGAAGGCTTTCCATTAATTAATTTTAATGTCTTTCCAGGTAATCTTGAAGATGTCATCCTTGCTTCAATTGATATATTTATATTCAATATATTCTCTTTTTCAAGCATTAATGTATCTTCAAGTTTTCCTTCAAGGGAAACTTTTTTTCTTGAA
Protein-coding regions in this window:
- a CDS encoding GNAT family N-acetyltransferase, with protein sequence MIIKDKNIYIKSLSSDFIEDSYVNWMNDKEVTKFMVSRDKIFSQNDLVMYVKKMKESHSSYLFGIYLKDNDKYIGNIKIGDVDTVKKSADIGLMIGNKSEWGKGYASEAINCVVDYAFNVLKLSRLWAGMFKINYGSYKAFINNGFKEIDNSRKKVSLEGKLEDTLMLEKENILNINISIEARMTSSRLPGKTLKLINGKPSLEIMVNRIKKTKLVDSIIVATTTNKEDDEIVSWCRENNINYFRGSENNVYDRVLKTHQQYNTNIVVELTGDCILLDDTLVDDAVKTYLDNKYDYVSLADPFGMSVQVYSLKTLESISKDRELEYQDMEHVTPYLYTSGKYNTYIKKVREDLMSSEHLLLLDTMEDWCVIENVCKNFSNFDFSCEDIADFVKDNPNKVDKNKFIPRKGLS
- a CDS encoding Gfo/Idh/MocA family protein; amino-acid sequence: MYSLTIVGGGAISCGYDSPKDENILTHVHAALKHPLIKLDSIIEVDEQRQKYILDKWGKAFDICDSLENSISKHRSDIFVVATPTSLHFKIINNILSIHSPKLIICEKPIVSNLSELENLNTLINKHKIKIITNFPRRFDKSMNLLKDKISDIKEKYHFTGTFTKGLIHNGSHMIDLISMLIGKILNISAINKKIIDNDFFGKFLVQTEACDGIITNVNSSKLSIFELVIYTNAAKIEIIGASQETVIKYTDKTNLTQSFETYSLKTTLPYTLKKSAYNTFEYAIKLLENDVEYNEFVVEQYNINKLIFDTHGKFMENQ